The following are from one region of the Nicotiana tomentosiformis chromosome 7, ASM39032v3, whole genome shotgun sequence genome:
- the LOC104097396 gene encoding persulfide dioxygenase ETHE1 homolog, mitochondrial-like, translating to MMLRFRCCRFFIVSPFDTPLIHSFKAKPHWASSLIRAQMGSYSTTSSCPKLVFRQLFEKESSTYTYLLADALHPQKPALLIDPVDKTADRDLALIKELGLTLIYAINTHVHADHVTGSGLIKTKLPGVKSIISKASNAKADLFVESGDKIHFGDIFLEVRATPGHTLGCVTYVTGNGPNQPHPRVAFTGDALLIRGCGRTDFQGGSSDKLYDSVHSQIFTLPKDTLVYPAHDYKGFTVSTVGEEMQYNPRLSKDKETFKNIMQNLSLSYPKMMDVAVPANMVCGLQETKSEAC from the exons ATGATGCTGAGATTCCGATGTTGTCGCTTTTTTATAGTGTCACCTTTTGATACCCCTTTAATTCACTCCTTCAAAGCCAAACCCCATTGGGCTTCTTCTCTCATTCGCGCTCAAATGGGTTCATATTCAACGACGTCGTCTTGTCCTAAACTGGTGTTCCGTCAGCTCTTTGAGAAAGAATCATCTACATATACTTACCTTCTTGCTGATGCTTTGCACCCCCAAAAACCCGCTCTG CTGATTGACCCAGTGGACAAAACAGCGGATCGTGATCTTGCACTTATTAAAGAACTGGGTTTGACGCTTATATATGCTATAAACACACATGTGCATGCCGATCATGTCACTGGCTCTGGCTTGATCAAG ACGAAGCTCCCTGGTGTGAAGTCAATCATTTCCAAAGCAAGCAATGCAAAAGCTGATCTCTTTGTTGAATCTGGTGACAAAATCCACTTCGGTGATATTTTTCTGGAG GTTCGTGCAACTCCTGGTCATACACTAGGCTGTGTAACCTATGTTACGGGAAATGGACCCAATCAACCTCATCCAAGGGTGGCCTTTACTGGTGATGCCCTTTTGATACGTGGATGTGGAAGGACAGACTTTCAG GGTGGAAGTTCAGACAAATTGTATGATTCAGTTCATTCACAG ATTTTCACATTGCCCAAAGACACGTTGGTATATCCTGCTCATGACTACAAAGGGTTCACC GTCAGTACAGTGGGAGAGGAGATGCAATACAATCCACGTCTATCAAAAGATAAG GAAACATTCAAAAACATTATGCAAA ATTTGAGTTTGTCATATCCAAAAATGATGGACGTTGCAGTACCAGCTAACATGGTTTGCGGATTGCAAGAGACAAAATCTGAAGCATGCTAG